In Glandiceps talaboti chromosome 16, keGlaTala1.1, whole genome shotgun sequence, a single window of DNA contains:
- the LOC144447389 gene encoding uncharacterized protein LOC144447389 produces MNNTVSCNYGDGKCNCKPGWIGKTCNNMCNQGMHGQDCTKKCTCMMNNTISCDHDDGTCNCKPGWMGLTCNQTCSSHTYGQHCNQNCTCNEHNTESCYSTNGTCYCKSGWTGSHCYRACSSGWYGDGCQARCNCMSNTTVSCDKFNGTCFCQPGWTGMYCNETIRGYKPLPESIIGVRVTEISVGTTVGLLAVIFTVSMIITMLRKYRNTKKSGEQTTSHNNPVYEDIITGTSGEANMQEMTPYAECVIGDVAHQPGNINEGNQYAALQRVGDNIYTGLTQIQETNPYAICVIGDIPHQRGNNNEDNQYASLQHVDDKIYTALTQKIDDGNTSK; encoded by the exons ATGAATAACACTGTATCTTGTAACTATGGTGATGGAAAGTGTAATTGTAAACCTGGTTGGATAGGAAAAACATGCAAtaaca TGTGTAATCAGGGAATGCACGGACAGGATTGTACAAAGAAATGTACCTGTATGATGAATAACACAATATCATGTGACCATGATGATGGAACCTGTAACTGTAAACCAGGATGGATGGGTCTGACGTGTAATCAAA CCTGTTCATCACATACTTATGGTCAACACTGCAACCAGAACTGTACGTGCAATGAGCATAATACTGAGTCATGTTACTCGACGAATGGCACCTGTTATTGTAAATCGGGATGGACAGGATCTCACTGTTATCGTG CTTGTTCCAGTGGATGGTATGGTGATGGTTGCCAAGCTCGCTGTAATTGCATGTCTAATACCACAGTATCTTGTGACAAATTCAATGGTACATGTTTCTGTCAACCAGGCTGGACTGGAATGTACTGTAATGAAACTATACGCG GTTATAAGCCACTACCGGAATCCATCATTGGTGTAAGGGTCACCGAGATAAGTGTTGGAACCACAGTAGGCTTGCTCGCTGTCATATTTACCGTATCCATGATTATCACAATGCTTCGAAAGTATAGGAACAC AAAGAAAAGCGGTGAACAAACAACCTCACACAACAATCCGGTATATGAAGATATAATAACAGGCACATCAGGTGAAGccaatatgcaagaaatgacTCCTtatgcagagtgtgtcattggTGATGTTGCCCACCAACCGGGGAATATCAATGAAGGCAACCAGTATGCTGCATTGCAGCGTGTTGGGGATAATATTTATACTGGACTGACACAAATACAAGAAACGAATCCATATGCAATTTGTGTCATTGGTGACATTCCCCATCAACGGGGGAATAATAATGAAGACAACCAGTATGCTTCATTACAGCATGTTGATGATAAGATTTATACTGCATTGACACAGAAAATTGACGACGGCAAtacttcaaaatga